Proteins from a single region of Sneathiella aquimaris:
- the fliP gene encoding flagellar type III secretion system pore protein FliP (The bacterial flagellar biogenesis protein FliP forms a type III secretion system (T3SS)-type pore required for flagellar assembly.): MTKRMLSGLAHINGHRLRYLSFSITALLGLIVWFVPAEAIAQTLSLDLGDEAGPLTGRIVQLVVLMTVLSLAPAILIVTTSFTRLIVVLSLLRSAIGIQTTPPNVVMISLALFLTGFIMAPTLEEAYEKGLLPLINEEIDETTAFERTAIPFRNFMLKHAREKDVLLFMDLSAEEEVTTPEEIPLKVLIPAFMISELKRAFEIGFLLFVPFLVIDMVVASILMSMGMMMLPPVMIALPFKLIFFVLVDGWNLVSKSLVESFVTGAGG, from the coding sequence ATGACAAAACGAATGCTTTCCGGGCTTGCCCATATAAATGGGCATCGATTGCGATATCTTTCGTTCTCTATCACCGCCCTGCTCGGCCTTATTGTCTGGTTCGTACCAGCAGAAGCCATCGCGCAAACCCTTTCTCTGGATCTTGGTGATGAAGCGGGGCCTTTGACCGGGCGGATCGTCCAGCTTGTTGTCCTGATGACAGTTCTTAGTCTTGCGCCAGCAATCCTGATTGTTACCACCTCGTTTACCCGATTAATTGTTGTACTTTCACTGCTTCGAAGTGCGATTGGAATTCAGACAACACCACCAAATGTTGTGATGATTTCCTTAGCGCTGTTTTTAACCGGTTTCATCATGGCTCCTACGCTAGAGGAAGCCTATGAAAAAGGGCTTTTACCCCTGATCAATGAAGAGATTGACGAAACAACCGCCTTTGAAAGAACGGCTATCCCGTTCCGGAATTTCATGCTGAAACACGCTCGGGAAAAAGACGTTCTTCTTTTCATGGATCTAAGCGCCGAAGAAGAAGTCACGACGCCGGAAGAAATTCCGCTAAAAGTGCTGATCCCGGCTTTCATGATCAGTGAACTAAAACGTGCATTTGAAATCGGCTTCTTACTATTTGTGCCCTTTCTGGTGATCGATATGGTTGTCGCTTCCATCCTGATGTCCATGGGTATGATGATGTTGCCGCCGGTTATGATTGCCCTGCCCTTCAAGTTGATCTTCTTCGTTCTTGTTGATGGCTGGAATTTGGTTTCCAAGAGCCTGGTGGAAAGCTTCGTGACGGGTGCCGGTGGTTAG
- a CDS encoding EndoU domain-containing protein — protein sequence MVSGQNPFAYALQGFIIGLFLLGFTSTVFAFERELWSTTDPQINLVHVFDGEINRKDKPTGFHHLSPRTDPARSRIKKVLAGPDKAGVYTALVEIFDRKRNQWKEKFSSLFPSSLTRDTLINGILHAYRNNELGTGRKWRGPSGLGFKIEGYLLKDGRIITAYPIYQQ from the coding sequence GTGGTTAGCGGACAAAACCCCTTTGCCTATGCCCTACAGGGTTTCATCATTGGGCTTTTCCTTCTTGGCTTCACGTCAACGGTTTTCGCCTTTGAACGCGAACTCTGGTCGACCACAGATCCGCAAATCAACCTTGTTCATGTGTTTGATGGGGAAATTAACCGCAAAGATAAACCCACCGGCTTTCATCACTTATCTCCCCGCACCGACCCAGCCCGCAGCCGGATCAAGAAAGTACTAGCCGGCCCTGATAAAGCAGGGGTTTATACGGCGCTTGTTGAAATTTTCGATCGCAAACGAAACCAATGGAAAGAAAAATTTTCCAGCCTCTTTCCGTCCAGCCTGACCCGCGACACCCTGATTAACGGGATCCTTCACGCCTATCGAAACAATGAGCTCGGGACCGGCAGAAAATGGCGTGGTCCTTCCGGGCTGGGCTTTAAAATCGAAGGGTACCTGCTGAAGGACGGGCGTATCATCACAGCTTATCCGATATACCAACAATGA